In Polynucleobacter sp. TUM22923, one genomic interval encodes:
- a CDS encoding patatin-like phospholipase family protein: MSSPSRRNFLKTSVAGIAMTAGSHAFAQSPNLSKKTIDEFQVLEAQKSIDTTANWNDGLSHPIPYKNPPGMGKERGIALGGGGTPLLGFYAGYFNALRKNGVDLGNADIIVGTSAGSIFGSMLTGGRLWLIVDEMDFFNDFPKLFVDLVPAVKFNDSQKRATATALAASDGSPATIQRIGKAAMASLNPNGVDKQYKVVEKIIAMTKWPSPAMYTTTIDCFTGERLVVSYKDNVPINVAASASSSAPGQVGPTFVKNRICMDGGIFQTSTHSDVIAGVKRAIIFSLGDGTKNEQKQGLRLSNLPNTVNQEVKDLEAAGTKTKHIIVGLPPGLSKIENLIDPKWIGAYLKLGWDRGIADIPMMKSFWA; the protein is encoded by the coding sequence ATGTCCTCACCCTCACGGCGCAATTTTTTGAAAACCTCGGTGGCTGGCATTGCTATGACTGCTGGATCTCACGCCTTTGCCCAATCACCTAATCTTTCAAAGAAAACGATTGATGAGTTTCAGGTATTAGAAGCCCAAAAGAGTATTGATACCACTGCCAATTGGAACGATGGTTTATCCCATCCGATTCCTTATAAAAATCCGCCAGGAATGGGCAAAGAGAGGGGCATCGCCCTAGGTGGTGGCGGAACGCCATTGCTGGGGTTTTATGCTGGCTACTTTAACGCGCTTAGAAAAAATGGCGTTGACCTGGGTAATGCTGACATTATTGTTGGAACCTCTGCTGGGTCTATATTTGGCTCGATGTTAACGGGTGGTCGTTTGTGGTTAATAGTGGATGAAATGGATTTCTTTAATGACTTTCCTAAATTGTTTGTTGATTTAGTACCCGCCGTTAAATTTAATGATTCTCAAAAGCGGGCAACCGCAACGGCGTTAGCAGCATCCGATGGCTCACCAGCAACGATTCAGCGGATTGGTAAGGCCGCAATGGCCTCACTCAACCCCAATGGTGTAGATAAACAATACAAGGTCGTAGAGAAGATCATCGCTATGACTAAGTGGCCCTCACCAGCGATGTATACGACTACTATTGATTGCTTTACTGGCGAGCGCTTGGTGGTTTCTTACAAAGATAATGTGCCTATTAACGTTGCCGCATCTGCCAGCTCATCTGCACCTGGACAGGTGGGGCCAACCTTTGTAAAAAATCGTATTTGTATGGATGGGGGGATTTTTCAAACGAGTACGCACAGCGATGTCATCGCTGGAGTTAAGCGGGCGATCATTTTCTCTTTAGGAGATGGGACCAAGAATGAACAAAAACAAGGGCTACGCCTTTCCAACTTGCCAAATACGGTAAATCAAGAAGTAAAGGATTTAGAGGCTGCGGGCACTAAAACTAAACACATCATCGTTGGTTTGCCCCCTGGCCTGAGTAAGATAGAAAATTTAATAGACCCCAAATGGATTGGAGCCTATTTAAAATTAGGCTGGGATAGAGGGATTGCTGACATACCCATGATGAAGTCATTCTGGGCATGA
- a CDS encoding isochorismatase family protein, with protein sequence MNYAAINKSNHIDAENTTLILIDLQGRLMPAIEQGEKILQQCIRTAQIAQLLEIPIIGTEQSPLSLGGNIEAIKPYCSKTIVKNYFNACADGLVEAIPSKRKQCILMGCETHVCVMQTALNLIDEGYDVSIVVDGVGSRRALDKQIALDRLQIAGARLITAEMLGFEWLKTAQNTAFKKALALLKQ encoded by the coding sequence ATGAACTATGCGGCCATCAATAAATCGAATCATATTGATGCAGAAAATACGACGCTCATTTTGATCGATTTACAGGGTCGCCTGATGCCCGCGATTGAGCAAGGTGAAAAAATTCTTCAACAATGCATCCGTACAGCCCAGATTGCTCAACTGCTAGAAATCCCCATCATTGGCACTGAGCAAAGTCCGCTTAGTTTAGGGGGTAATATCGAGGCCATTAAACCGTACTGCAGCAAAACGATAGTCAAGAATTACTTCAACGCATGTGCCGATGGCCTTGTGGAGGCGATCCCCAGCAAACGCAAACAATGCATTCTGATGGGATGCGAGACTCATGTTTGCGTAATGCAAACAGCCCTCAATCTCATCGACGAGGGTTACGATGTTTCGATAGTGGTTGATGGTGTTGGCTCGCGCCGAGCGCTTGATAAGCAAATTGCACTTGATCGGCTGCAAATTGCTGGGGCCAGACTCATCACAGCCGAGATGCTTGGGTTTGAGTGGCTTAAGACAGCTCAAAATACAGCCTTCAAAAAAGCGCTTGCGCTACTGAAACAATAG
- a CDS encoding HAMP domain-containing sensor histidine kinase, whose amino-acid sequence MNLTTIQALFLLYSAISLVAGILIASLFFRKKDASATLWIYGCLFTSIATSVTVFRNEIPLVISYSLMVSFEVLSILLFSQSLKKLSIGSIPKKISWPLFLIPAGFFLLIELGRYSANGLITPELSAISTPVFGIANLLCLYETFTVRKEFSNRFFFSFLAVIFLLASLLYFLRVFNVFSRYSGYAFDLKPYNLAIWFFLTLLNSIRNLTYIALRLQLGLTEHSRLNNMNLRLSHTLEERNGMILSLQKLNRSSSINALASTISHEINQPLGALMLNVQYFDKKIESDPSNIFIFKEICKSMLDDVNRASTIIKNLSRLSSNQNNHVSVINLAKSITQVIDISNGRLRSSNTIIELDCRDNLQISLNMSEWQQVLINIINNALDALDSTDSKSKKIQISAISDQSSIKVFIQDNGGGIKAGEETKIFELMVSNKQTGSGIGLWLSKNIINRHGGDITAYNAKHGGACFVIELPTT is encoded by the coding sequence ATGAACCTTACGACAATTCAAGCGCTGTTTCTACTTTATAGCGCTATTAGTTTGGTGGCTGGAATCCTGATTGCCTCTTTATTTTTTAGAAAAAAGGATGCTTCAGCTACGCTCTGGATATATGGCTGCCTTTTTACTTCAATTGCCACATCAGTCACTGTTTTTAGAAATGAAATCCCTCTGGTAATCAGTTACAGCCTGATGGTTTCTTTTGAGGTACTGTCCATTCTTTTATTTAGCCAGTCCCTTAAAAAACTTTCAATAGGTTCAATCCCGAAAAAAATTAGTTGGCCGCTCTTTTTAATCCCCGCTGGATTTTTTCTACTAATAGAGCTTGGAAGATACTCAGCTAATGGATTGATTACTCCTGAATTATCAGCCATCTCAACACCAGTATTTGGGATTGCTAATTTACTTTGCCTTTATGAAACCTTTACTGTCAGGAAAGAGTTTTCAAATCGATTCTTTTTCAGCTTTCTCGCTGTCATATTTCTGCTTGCAAGTCTGCTCTATTTTTTAAGAGTATTTAATGTGTTTTCTAGATATAGCGGATATGCTTTTGATCTGAAGCCTTATAACCTTGCCATCTGGTTTTTCCTTACTCTGCTTAATTCGATTCGAAACCTTACTTATATTGCACTGAGGCTTCAGCTAGGACTTACTGAGCACAGTCGCCTTAACAACATGAATTTGCGTCTATCGCATACGCTTGAAGAGCGCAATGGCATGATCCTCTCGCTACAAAAACTGAATAGATCATCTTCGATTAATGCGCTGGCATCTACGATTTCACATGAAATTAATCAACCACTGGGCGCATTAATGCTCAATGTTCAATATTTTGACAAAAAAATAGAGTCTGATCCAAGCAATATTTTTATTTTTAAAGAGATTTGTAAAAGCATGTTGGATGACGTCAACAGGGCGTCCACCATTATTAAAAATCTATCGAGATTAAGCTCAAATCAAAACAATCATGTTTCTGTGATTAATCTTGCTAAATCTATTACGCAGGTTATTGATATCTCAAATGGCAGGCTGCGTTCATCGAACACGATCATTGAACTTGATTGTCGGGATAACCTTCAGATAAGTCTAAATATGAGTGAATGGCAGCAAGTGTTAATTAACATTATCAATAATGCGCTCGACGCTCTAGATAGCACTGATAGCAAAAGTAAAAAAATACAAATAAGTGCAATTTCAGATCAATCGTCCATAAAAGTCTTTATTCAAGATAATGGGGGTGGCATCAAGGCGGGTGAGGAAACTAAAATTTTTGAGCTTATGGTCAGCAATAAACAGACTGGCTCTGGGATTGGTCTGTGGCTATCAAAAAATATTATTAATCGGCACGGTGGTGACATTACGGCTTATAACGCTAAGCACGGTGGGGCCTGTTTTGTAATTGAACTGCCCACCACATAG
- a CDS encoding DUF6803 family protein: MNMTHYMELLAVNQPWNLLIFMAIPIVLAETLAITELYILFTRKFEGAVFYLNRFSGIAVGVYFVGIIYYIVTNAIIPITQAGEWRTVIDVIAVSTYVIAGLPLIWIALQEFGLVNRALDQMGKLKIHAICVALFLVFGHIAMIAGMLDPSILGYKGASSHQMSSGADSHEFCHPEEHEKMMKQHQQMMGNGQIKQNMPMSTQGHSH, from the coding sequence ATGAACATGACTCACTACATGGAGCTATTGGCTGTGAATCAGCCATGGAACTTATTGATTTTTATGGCTATACCGATTGTCTTGGCTGAAACCTTGGCAATTACGGAGCTATATATATTATTTACCCGTAAATTTGAAGGTGCTGTTTTCTATCTCAATCGCTTTTCTGGAATTGCTGTGGGCGTTTACTTTGTTGGGATCATTTACTACATTGTGACCAATGCCATTATTCCTATTACACAGGCAGGCGAGTGGAGAACAGTGATTGATGTAATCGCTGTTAGCACTTATGTCATCGCAGGATTACCGCTGATCTGGATTGCCTTACAAGAGTTTGGTTTAGTTAATCGAGCACTAGATCAAATGGGTAAGTTAAAGATCCATGCGATCTGCGTTGCTTTGTTCTTAGTGTTCGGCCATATCGCTATGATCGCTGGCATGCTAGATCCATCCATTCTTGGTTACAAGGGAGCTAGTTCTCATCAAATGAGTTCTGGTGCTGATAGTCATGAATTCTGTCACCCCGAAGAGCATGAAAAGATGATGAAACAACATCAGCAAATGATGGGTAATGGGCAAATCAAACAAAATATGCCAATGAGTACTCAAGGACACTCCCATTAA
- a CDS encoding DNA-binding protein, translating into MEIQHLNQKKLAQRWQVSEATLERWRGARMGPDYLKLSGRVCYRLADVEAYELQCLRTCQQPNLVTLIA; encoded by the coding sequence ATGGAAATTCAACATCTCAACCAAAAGAAGCTCGCACAACGCTGGCAAGTCAGCGAAGCCACACTTGAACGCTGGCGTGGCGCGCGCATGGGGCCAGACTATCTGAAACTGAGCGGCCGCGTATGTTATCGACTTGCCGACGTCGAAGCTTATGAATTGCAATGCCTGCGCACATGCCAGCAGCCAAATCTGGTTACTTTGATCGCGTAG
- a CDS encoding nucleotidyl transferase AbiEii/AbiGii toxin family protein — MKPVIETALDAAGLQATLTIAGKENEKLIVGYPAVKTGTGYSAPTIQLEFGARATGEPHQIHSVACDIAPAIDGVLFPTAQTLTMAAERTFWEKATAAHVYCLQGRLRGERYSRHWYDLAAMAKTEHFEKAAADRALALKVAEHKSMFFIEKDADGTKINYYKAVTGAIRIIPAGKSLAALEHDYNAMLEDGLLALGQPDFSAIVETCRAIQARLNKS, encoded by the coding sequence GTGAAGCCGGTGATCGAAACGGCACTGGATGCCGCTGGCCTGCAGGCAACGCTAACCATTGCCGGCAAAGAAAACGAAAAACTTATCGTGGGTTATCCCGCCGTAAAAACCGGCACGGGGTATTCCGCCCCCACCATTCAGTTGGAGTTTGGGGCGCGCGCCACAGGCGAACCCCACCAGATTCATTCGGTTGCTTGCGACATTGCGCCGGCCATTGATGGCGTACTGTTCCCGACGGCGCAAACTTTGACCATGGCGGCCGAGCGGACGTTCTGGGAAAAAGCAACGGCTGCACATGTCTACTGTCTGCAGGGCCGACTGCGTGGCGAGCGTTATTCCCGTCATTGGTATGACCTGGCCGCCATGGCGAAAACTGAGCACTTCGAGAAGGCGGCAGCGGATCGAGCATTGGCGTTGAAGGTTGCTGAGCACAAATCGATGTTCTTCATTGAGAAAGATGCGGATGGAACCAAGATCAACTACTACAAGGCCGTAACGGGCGCCATCCGGATTATTCCAGCGGGTAAATCGTTGGCTGCTCTTGAGCATGATTACAACGCAATGTTGGAGGATGGTTTGCTGGCGTTGGGTCAACCGGATTTTTCGGCTATCGTTGAAACTTGCCGAGCAATCCAGGCTCGATTGAACAAGAGTTGA
- a CDS encoding nucleotidyl transferase AbiEii/AbiGii toxin family protein: MAELWFSLSRGDQAEALEVAAARTGRPAHLLEKDIWVVWVLSAIYSSSLASKLTFKGGTSLSKVYKIIDRFSEDLDLTYDIREIVPDLLRDGNPIPGSVSQERKITSAVRSPCPAGSKTR; encoded by the coding sequence ATGGCTGAGCTGTGGTTTTCGCTCTCGCGTGGCGATCAGGCAGAGGCACTTGAGGTCGCCGCCGCACGAACTGGGCGGCCAGCGCATCTGCTGGAAAAGGACATCTGGGTCGTCTGGGTTTTGTCGGCAATTTACAGTTCGTCCCTAGCCAGCAAGCTCACGTTCAAGGGCGGCACTTCGCTGTCCAAGGTCTACAAGATCATCGACCGGTTCTCCGAGGATTTGGATCTGACCTACGACATCCGCGAAATCGTTCCCGACTTGCTGCGCGATGGCAATCCGATACCTGGCTCAGTGAGCCAGGAGAGAAAGATCACCAGTGCTGTGCGCAGTCCTTGCCCGGCTGGATCGAAGACACGGTGA
- a CDS encoding DUF6088 family protein: MSQLTENIFSAVQSLPEGGLLSPKEFLHLGSRAAVDQALTRLTREGKLLRVGRGGYAAPVHGRFGSRPPSTEAVVQAIESSSGEIIVANGAADANALGLTTQVPTREVFLTSGSSRKLRLGNRDVELKHGSRWLFVLGKRPAGMAIRALSWLGPVETPAALKILRSKLPSTEWEAMVAVRAALPSWMARAVGEVSAHG, translated from the coding sequence ATGAGCCAACTTACTGAAAACATTTTTTCCGCTGTGCAGTCCCTGCCCGAGGGAGGTTTGCTGTCGCCTAAGGAGTTTCTGCACTTGGGGTCACGGGCTGCGGTCGACCAAGCACTGACGCGCCTGACACGCGAGGGTAAGTTGCTACGTGTTGGACGGGGTGGCTATGCCGCTCCCGTTCATGGCCGGTTTGGATCGCGCCCGCCTTCCACGGAAGCGGTGGTGCAAGCCATTGAGTCCAGTAGCGGTGAGATTATTGTGGCCAATGGCGCTGCAGATGCCAATGCGCTTGGCTTGACGACGCAGGTGCCGACGCGGGAGGTTTTCTTGACCTCCGGGTCTTCTCGCAAGCTTCGCCTTGGAAACCGTGATGTCGAGCTCAAGCATGGCAGTCGCTGGTTGTTTGTTCTGGGCAAGCGGCCTGCTGGTATGGCAATTCGCGCCTTGTCGTGGCTGGGCCCCGTGGAGACGCCAGCGGCACTGAAGATATTGCGTAGTAAATTACCCTCGACAGAGTGGGAAGCGATGGTTGCCGTCAGGGCGGCGCTACCCAGTTGGATGGCGCGCGCGGTGGGTGAAGTGAGCGCGCATGGCTGA
- a CDS encoding SIR2 family protein has translation MLPKRQRAIVILGAGASVEYGIPATIPLTDIIENAVCADAWMKRVGGDVAFRKIKNDLSGYLTNPGVVHFEQIYHCVHELLHFFPPTSGAADEFKPLLQPFLTNNAGIDKDALGPLERKIIEVIFSEVSSLCNTPKCSLYPLAEFLKRLGERHTTRIYSTNYDDFPLQAAEGFFTGFEKPTGSCARFNGEQFWDHSNEHALFQLHGSVHMAYGEPGRTDIGELCWYEDRAEALQHFRFSGSGERRMDGTQVVRSPIITGLDKLSRIQQRPFCYYYAALARDLMDADVIYVIGSGLADLHMNTWLHEARSKNRRTPLVFVDYWANGFAAERFEPDSKLIALFHSMNVHTNELREHDYGAMDGWTISQDSSAAVWDQGFQKFLGAPDALEKTLQRIDGM, from the coding sequence ATGTTGCCTAAACGTCAGCGCGCCATTGTCATTCTCGGTGCCGGTGCTTCCGTTGAATACGGGATACCGGCCACCATTCCACTCACAGACATCATCGAAAATGCGGTTTGTGCTGATGCCTGGATGAAGCGTGTCGGCGGTGATGTCGCGTTTCGGAAAATCAAGAATGACCTCTCTGGCTATTTGACAAACCCCGGGGTTGTGCATTTCGAGCAGATTTATCACTGCGTGCATGAGTTGCTGCACTTCTTTCCACCCACCTCGGGGGCTGCGGACGAATTTAAGCCTTTGCTACAGCCTTTTCTGACCAATAACGCCGGAATCGACAAAGATGCGTTGGGGCCACTCGAACGGAAAATTATCGAGGTGATTTTCTCCGAGGTCTCGAGCCTCTGTAATACGCCAAAGTGCTCCCTTTATCCCCTTGCGGAATTTCTTAAAAGGCTTGGTGAGCGCCATACAACACGGATTTACTCGACAAATTACGACGACTTTCCGCTACAAGCCGCAGAGGGTTTTTTTACCGGTTTTGAAAAACCGACAGGCTCATGCGCTCGCTTCAATGGCGAACAGTTTTGGGATCATTCGAACGAGCACGCGCTGTTCCAGCTTCATGGGTCGGTGCACATGGCCTATGGCGAACCCGGCAGAACAGATATTGGTGAATTGTGTTGGTACGAAGACCGTGCTGAAGCGCTTCAACATTTCCGATTCTCCGGCTCTGGAGAGCGCCGAATGGACGGCACTCAGGTTGTCCGCAGCCCGATCATCACAGGCTTGGATAAGCTCTCGAGAATTCAACAACGTCCGTTCTGCTACTACTATGCCGCATTGGCTCGAGATTTGATGGACGCCGATGTTATCTACGTCATCGGCTCAGGATTGGCTGACTTGCACATGAACACCTGGCTGCATGAGGCGAGATCCAAGAATCGACGAACGCCATTGGTGTTCGTCGACTACTGGGCAAATGGTTTTGCCGCAGAGCGATTCGAACCGGATTCCAAGTTGATCGCGTTATTTCACTCGATGAACGTTCACACCAACGAACTCAGGGAGCATGACTATGGAGCTATGGATGGCTGGACGATCTCTCAAGATAGCTCTGCTGCAGTTTGGGATCAGGGTTTCCAGAAGTTCCTTGGAGCTCCGGATGCCTTGGAAAAGACGCTGCAAAGAATCGACGGCATGTAA
- a CDS encoding glycosyl transferase, producing the protein MNRLGWLLLASVGLSWLVASMVLRWAEHWQLVQSPTYRSSHVLPTANGGGLGVVAAALVAGAWLAWSGANQLWPVLALSLPLAWVGFLDDVRHLSAKWRFAVQLAVVAGLLAALGGLPPLVLWAGLGLDGWLLLGLLFLVGAWWINLFNFMDGIDGIAGMQAVFMLLGGAGLAAWANPAAFTSPVWMLMLCVSAATMGFLLLNWPPAKIFMGDVGSTWLGFMIFALALLSIQAGWLSYAAWLVLAAVFVTDATVTLLTRMAHGERWYEAHRSHAYQRLSRRWHGDRKVGHRSVTLLVTTINLLWLAPWAWACLLWPQWALGWVLLAYAPLVVGVAASGAGRPDVA; encoded by the coding sequence ATGAACCGGTTGGGGTGGTTGCTGCTTGCAAGCGTGGGGCTTTCGTGGCTGGTGGCGAGCATGGTTTTGCGGTGGGCGGAACACTGGCAATTGGTGCAATCACCCACCTACCGTTCCAGCCATGTGCTGCCCACGGCCAATGGCGGCGGGCTGGGGGTCGTGGCTGCGGCCTTGGTTGCAGGTGCCTGGCTGGCATGGAGCGGTGCCAACCAACTCTGGCCTGTGCTGGCCTTGAGCCTGCCGCTTGCATGGGTGGGGTTTCTCGACGACGTGAGGCACCTGTCGGCCAAATGGCGGTTTGCGGTGCAGCTGGCTGTGGTGGCTGGTCTATTGGCGGCGCTGGGTGGCTTGCCGCCTTTGGTGCTGTGGGCTGGCCTTGGCTTGGATGGTTGGCTGTTGTTGGGTTTGCTATTCTTGGTGGGTGCGTGGTGGATCAACCTGTTCAACTTCATGGACGGTATCGATGGCATCGCCGGGATGCAGGCGGTGTTTATGTTGCTGGGTGGGGCAGGATTGGCCGCATGGGCGAATCCTGCCGCTTTCACCAGCCCTGTCTGGATGTTGATGCTGTGTGTTTCAGCAGCAACAATGGGCTTTCTGCTGCTCAACTGGCCGCCCGCCAAAATCTTCATGGGCGACGTGGGCAGTACTTGGCTTGGATTCATGATTTTTGCGTTGGCGCTGCTTTCCATTCAGGCTGGTTGGTTGAGTTACGCCGCATGGCTGGTGTTGGCGGCGGTGTTCGTCACCGATGCCACGGTGACACTGCTCACCCGCATGGCCCATGGCGAGCGCTGGTACGAAGCGCACCGCAGCCATGCCTATCAGCGACTTTCTCGTCGCTGGCACGGCGACCGCAAAGTGGGCCACCGTTCAGTGACCTTGCTCGTGACCACTATCAACCTGCTGTGGCTGGCCCCTTGGGCATGGGCTTGCCTGCTTTGGCCACAGTGGGCGTTGGGTTGGGTCTTGTTGGCCTACGCGCCACTGGTGGTCGGGGTGGCGGCTTCGGGTGCGGGGAGGCCGGATGTTGCCTAA
- a CDS encoding NAD-dependent epimerase/dehydratase family protein: MGDRAATGLLGARSLVGECVISLLVHEGRDVIAFSRSPAQRKTEARVSWLQLDEHSGAWQGHAVTSKVSDWLCVAPIWVLPQYFSMLEAYGARRVVALSSTSRFTKDDSSDPEEQAIALRLADAEARVQAWAASHGVEWIILRPTLIYGLGRDKNIAEIARFGRRFGFFPLFGKAKGLRQPLHAQDVAGACIAALGSPAAANRAYNLSGAETLAYRDMVARIFSALGRPVRLLPVPLFAFRFAVAILRLVPRYRNWSSAMAERMNRDLVFDHGEATRDFGFEPRPFFLSAEDVSA; the protein is encoded by the coding sequence GTGGGTGATCGCGCTGCGACCGGACTGCTAGGCGCACGGAGTTTGGTTGGCGAATGCGTGATATCGCTTCTGGTGCATGAAGGCCGTGACGTCATTGCCTTTTCCAGAAGCCCGGCTCAACGCAAAACCGAAGCGAGGGTAAGCTGGTTGCAGCTCGATGAACATTCAGGAGCGTGGCAAGGCCATGCAGTCACGTCAAAAGTGAGTGATTGGCTGTGCGTGGCGCCTATCTGGGTGTTGCCGCAGTATTTTTCGATGCTAGAAGCCTACGGCGCCCGTCGAGTGGTCGCACTTTCTTCCACCAGCCGTTTTACCAAAGATGATTCATCCGACCCTGAAGAGCAGGCCATCGCCCTTCGCTTGGCAGATGCCGAGGCGCGCGTGCAGGCATGGGCGGCAAGCCACGGGGTGGAATGGATCATCCTGCGGCCAACGCTGATTTATGGTTTGGGCCGCGACAAAAATATTGCCGAGATCGCGCGATTCGGTCGGCGTTTTGGGTTTTTCCCCTTGTTCGGCAAGGCAAAGGGCTTGCGCCAGCCCCTGCACGCGCAAGATGTCGCTGGCGCTTGTATTGCCGCGTTGGGTTCGCCTGCTGCGGCAAACCGTGCCTACAACCTGTCCGGCGCCGAAACTCTTGCCTATCGCGATATGGTTGCTCGAATTTTCAGCGCGCTTGGACGTCCGGTGCGCCTATTGCCTGTACCGCTATTTGCTTTTCGCTTTGCCGTGGCAATCCTTCGCCTCGTGCCGCGCTACCGGAATTGGTCATCCGCCATGGCCGAGCGGATGAACCGTGATTTGGTGTTTGATCACGGGGAGGCGACTCGTGATTTTGGGTTTGAGCCCCGTCCGTTTTTCTTGAGCGCCGAGGACGTGTCGGCATGA
- a CDS encoding glycosyltransferase family 2 protein codes for MESTLQPVSAVIVNHNAGALLIECVRAALAQAEQVIVVDNASIDASMDMLAKQFAAEPRLVMLCETKNHGFAAGCNLGVGLASQAHLLFLNPDCILGAGSLRRMVEVLDSDSSVGMVGGLLTNLDGSEQGGGRRAVPTPWRSFVRAFGLVRLSNRWPRLFFDFHLHKQPLPDAPIDVEAISGALMLVRRAAIDDVGLWDEAYFLHCEDLDWCMRFRQHGWRILFVPDAPVLHHHGHCSRARPFFVEWHKHKGMVRLYHKFFRHQYPSVLMWLVNAGVWLRFALVSVVHSVRLVAKRFWGGRG; via the coding sequence ATGGAATCGACTCTTCAACCCGTTTCAGCCGTCATCGTTAACCACAACGCCGGTGCATTGCTGATCGAGTGCGTTCGGGCAGCCTTGGCGCAAGCCGAGCAGGTGATCGTTGTCGATAACGCCTCAATCGATGCGAGCATGGATATGCTGGCAAAGCAGTTTGCGGCAGAGCCAAGGCTGGTGATGCTTTGTGAAACAAAAAACCATGGGTTTGCTGCGGGCTGCAATCTTGGAGTGGGTCTTGCCTCTCAGGCCCATTTGTTATTTCTCAATCCGGACTGCATTCTCGGTGCGGGATCGTTGCGGCGCATGGTCGAGGTGCTGGATAGCGATTCAAGCGTGGGCATGGTGGGTGGGCTGTTGACCAACCTGGACGGCAGCGAGCAGGGCGGCGGTCGGCGGGCAGTGCCTACGCCGTGGCGCTCGTTTGTGCGGGCTTTTGGCCTGGTTCGCCTGAGCAACCGGTGGCCCAGGCTTTTCTTCGATTTTCATTTACACAAGCAGCCGCTGCCCGATGCTCCTATCGACGTGGAAGCGATTTCCGGCGCGCTGATGTTAGTGCGCAGGGCGGCGATCGACGATGTGGGCCTGTGGGATGAAGCCTATTTCCTGCATTGCGAAGATTTGGATTGGTGCATGCGCTTTCGCCAGCACGGCTGGAGAATACTTTTCGTGCCCGATGCGCCGGTGCTTCACCACCACGGCCATTGCAGCCGCGCCCGGCCATTTTTTGTGGAATGGCACAAACACAAGGGGATGGTGCGGCTTTATCATAAGTTTTTCCGGCATCAATACCCTAGCGTGTTGATGTGGCTGGTGAATGCAGGCGTTTGGTTGCGCTTTGCGCTGGTCTCGGTTGTCCACTCGGTTCGGTTGGTGGCGAAGCGTTTCTGGGGCGGGCGTGGGTGA
- a CDS encoding glycosyltransferase family 2 protein translates to MWSKVTVVIVNWNGERFLEHCLSALLAQTVAPHEIILVDNASSDASLDIVRRFPSVRLLAQNGNLGFARGNNLAIEVAGAESEWIALLNPDAFVEPHWLEALLSAAHGYPAFDVFGSKLVNAADPAVLDGAGDAYHISGLVWRMGHAAPNPSSSEQAQEVFSPCAAAALYRRSALLEVGGFDEDYFCYVEDVDLGFRLRLAGYRCLHVPSSVAHHVGSGTTGGQHSDFAVYHGHRNLVWTYVKDMPGILFWAFLPLHLAMNLAALLVFALRGQGAVMFRAKRDAVLGLPKMWNKRRQVQSNRVVSWRVVLRVMKKGLR, encoded by the coding sequence ATGTGGTCTAAGGTAACAGTAGTTATAGTCAACTGGAACGGTGAGCGGTTCCTCGAACATTGCTTGTCTGCATTACTGGCGCAGACGGTGGCGCCGCACGAGATTATTCTGGTGGATAACGCGAGCTCTGATGCTTCGCTAGACATCGTGCGGCGCTTTCCGTCGGTCCGCTTGCTGGCGCAGAACGGAAATCTGGGTTTTGCGCGCGGCAACAACTTGGCGATTGAGGTGGCTGGTGCGGAATCGGAATGGATCGCGCTACTCAATCCGGATGCGTTCGTAGAACCGCACTGGCTGGAGGCGTTGCTGTCGGCGGCGCATGGCTATCCTGCCTTCGACGTATTCGGCAGCAAGCTGGTGAATGCGGCTGACCCGGCGGTGTTGGATGGGGCGGGCGATGCGTATCACATCAGCGGACTGGTCTGGCGCATGGGGCACGCTGCGCCCAACCCATCGTCTTCAGAGCAGGCACAGGAGGTATTCTCGCCGTGTGCGGCGGCAGCGCTGTACCGACGCAGCGCATTGCTTGAGGTGGGCGGTTTCGACGAGGATTATTTTTGTTACGTCGAGGATGTTGACCTGGGGTTTCGTCTGCGGCTGGCGGGCTATCGTTGTCTCCATGTGCCGTCCTCGGTGGCGCATCACGTTGGCTCGGGTACGACGGGCGGGCAGCACAGTGATTTCGCGGTGTATCACGGGCACCGTAACCTGGTGTGGACCTATGTGAAGGATATGCCTGGGATATTGTTCTGGGCGTTCCTGCCGCTGCATTTGGCGATGAATCTGGCTGCGCTATTGGTGTTTGCCTTGCGCGGGCAAGGGGCGGTGATGTTTCGTGCCAAGCGGGATGCTGTGTTGGGTTTGCCGAAAATGTGGAACAAGCGCCGGCAAGTTCAGAGCAATCGGGTGGTCTCGTGGCGCGTCGTTCTGCGCGTCATGAAAAAAGGTTTAAGGTAA